From the Methylomonas sp. MK1 genome, one window contains:
- the pabC gene encoding aminodeoxychorismate lyase has product MFLLNGEHRHCVDVSDRGFQYGDGLFETIEVLQGKPLFFDRHLKRLAEGCRRLLIPMPDTALLDAEARQLSQSSERAVLKLMVTRGSGGRGYRQPDHIIPTRLFGLHPYPDYPHQFQADGIAARFCGQRLSLNPSLAGIKHMNRLEQILARAEWQDTAIQEGLMLDTQDHVVEGTMSNLFLVKSDSLYTPPLGQCGVAGIVRELIMEFAQRIKLPLFEQAIDQAAVLQADELFVSNSVIGIWPIKRLEGQVFKVGVITRRLQDLLNTARMAEV; this is encoded by the coding sequence ATGTTTTTATTAAACGGCGAGCACAGACACTGTGTCGATGTTTCTGATCGAGGTTTTCAATACGGTGACGGTCTGTTCGAGACCATCGAAGTATTGCAGGGCAAGCCGCTGTTTTTTGATCGTCATCTAAAACGCTTAGCCGAAGGTTGTCGCCGGCTGCTAATTCCGATGCCGGATACTGCCTTGCTCGACGCTGAAGCGCGGCAATTGAGTCAGTCCAGTGAGAGAGCCGTGTTGAAGTTGATGGTGACGCGCGGTAGCGGCGGTCGCGGTTACCGGCAGCCGGATCACATTATCCCTACCAGACTATTCGGTCTGCATCCTTATCCCGATTACCCCCATCAGTTCCAAGCAGACGGCATCGCCGCGCGTTTTTGCGGCCAGCGTTTGTCTTTGAACCCGAGCTTGGCCGGCATCAAGCACATGAATCGACTCGAGCAGATTTTAGCCAGAGCGGAATGGCAGGATACGGCCATTCAAGAGGGTTTGATGTTGGATACTCAAGATCACGTCGTGGAAGGCACGATGAGCAACCTATTCCTGGTCAAATCTGACAGTTTATACACGCCACCGCTAGGACAATGCGGCGTCGCGGGTATTGTGCGAGAGTTGATTATGGAGTTCGCGCAGCGGATCAAACTACCGTTATTTGAGCAAGCAATTGATCAAGCTGCCGTTTTGCAAGCTGACGAATTATTTGTCAGTAACTCGGTAATCGGTATTTGGCCGATCAAACGGCTGGAAGGGCAAGTTTTTAAGGTCGGTGTTATCACTCGGCGTTTGCAAGATCTGCTCAACACAGCCCGCATGGCGGAGGTATAG
- the mltG gene encoding endolytic transglycosylase MltG: MFRSIIAFTLLMVLGLVSIWAGMHYQLILKKPVVMTETVIEIKKGDTLESVVKNLRSQQVTVNRLWFRLFAYRKNLDHLLKVGEYVLAKGATAADILQQLTDGKTRKYSITFPEGWSFKQVFNTIKNNPNLQHTLTDNQLEDLMAQIGSDKNHPEGLFFPDTYFFEKNTSDVDLLKRAHDRMQAVLNEEWQKRDDGVPLENPYEALILASIVEKETGAGEERRKIAGVFARRLKKGMLLQTDPTVIYGMGDDYHGDIRHKDLREHTPYNTYVIEGLPPTPIAMPGKQAIVAALHPDNSDALFFVARGNGRHAFSSTLAEHEKYVDQYQR; the protein is encoded by the coding sequence GTGTTTAGAAGCATCATCGCATTTACATTATTAATGGTATTGGGCTTGGTGTCGATTTGGGCCGGCATGCATTATCAACTGATTCTAAAAAAGCCGGTGGTAATGACCGAAACTGTCATTGAAATTAAAAAAGGAGATACGCTGGAATCGGTGGTGAAAAATCTGCGTTCGCAGCAGGTGACGGTGAATCGCTTATGGTTTCGTTTGTTTGCCTATCGAAAAAATCTCGATCATTTGTTGAAGGTGGGCGAGTATGTGTTGGCTAAAGGTGCTACCGCCGCCGACATTCTGCAACAATTGACTGACGGTAAGACCCGAAAGTATTCGATTACGTTTCCGGAAGGTTGGTCCTTTAAGCAAGTGTTTAACACCATAAAGAACAACCCTAATTTGCAACACACGCTGACCGATAACCAACTGGAAGACTTGATGGCACAAATCGGTTCCGACAAGAATCATCCGGAGGGCTTGTTTTTTCCCGATACCTATTTCTTTGAAAAAAACACCTCCGATGTCGATTTACTGAAGCGCGCGCATGACCGGATGCAGGCGGTGTTGAACGAAGAGTGGCAAAAGCGCGACGATGGCGTGCCGTTGGAAAATCCGTACGAGGCTTTGATTTTGGCATCTATCGTCGAAAAAGAGACCGGCGCCGGCGAAGAACGCAGAAAGATCGCCGGGGTATTTGCGCGGCGCTTGAAGAAAGGCATGTTGTTGCAAACCGACCCCACCGTCATCTACGGCATGGGCGATGACTACCACGGTGATATCCGGCATAAGGATTTGCGCGAACATACCCCCTACAACACCTACGTCATCGAAGGACTGCCGCCTACACCGATTGCGATGCCTGGTAAGCAAGCCATTGTTGCTGCTTTACATCCCGATAATAGCGACGCCTTGTTTTTTGTCGCCCGCGGCAATGGCCGCCATGCCTTTTCTTCGACCTTGGCGGAACACGAAAAATACGTCGATCAATATCAACGATGA
- the tmk gene encoding dTMP kinase, translating to MTRGRFITLEGGEGVGKSTNLQFIKQLLEERGIPFVLTREPGGTGIAEKIRGILLEHQEESLSEQAELLLMFAARAQHIQQVILPALQQGQWVVCDRFTDATYAYQGGGRNMDLQTIAWLENAVQGPLRPDLTFVFDAPIEVGMQRAKHRGELDRFETEQLAFFERVRQAYLQRAATDVQRYKIIDASLPLDAVQQQLRDELANLWSE from the coding sequence ATGACTCGCGGACGATTTATCACGCTGGAAGGTGGCGAAGGCGTCGGCAAGTCCACCAATCTGCAATTTATCAAACAGCTACTGGAAGAACGGGGCATCCCGTTCGTACTGACGCGCGAGCCGGGCGGCACCGGCATTGCCGAAAAGATTCGCGGCATTTTGTTGGAACATCAAGAAGAGAGTTTGTCGGAGCAGGCCGAGTTGTTGCTGATGTTTGCGGCTCGGGCTCAACATATTCAACAGGTGATTTTGCCGGCTTTGCAGCAGGGGCAGTGGGTGGTGTGTGACCGTTTTACCGATGCCACCTATGCCTATCAAGGCGGTGGTCGGAATATGGATTTGCAAACCATCGCTTGGCTGGAAAACGCTGTGCAAGGCCCATTAAGGCCGGATTTGACCTTTGTCTTCGACGCGCCGATAGAAGTCGGTATGCAGCGTGCCAAGCATAGGGGCGAGTTGGATCGTTTTGAAACCGAGCAGTTAGCGTTTTTCGAGAGAGTGAGACAAGCCTATTTGCAACGCGCCGCCACGGATGTGCAGCGCTACAAGATTATCGATGCCAGCTTGCCTCTGGATGCGGTGCAACAGCAGTTGCGCGATGAGTTGGCCAACTTATGGAGCGAGTGA
- a CDS encoding DNA polymerase III subunit delta', with amino-acid sequence MSGQTGIYPWQEENWRQLRAYIQQQRIPQALLFSGAAGQGRRHLADYYAQTLLCHAPLSNASACGHCVGCKLFAAQTHPDFLTIEPDEPGKAIGIDKIRQLIVKLALKPQYDDAYRVVIIQPADALNTASANAFLKCLEEPTERTCLLLISEQPSRLPATIRSRCQKIDCVTPVHELAMSWLQQQGVGEQADLLLKLAQGSPLLAKHYAEQNMVQLRQQYFEAWLHIAQGKENLLTVAELWQKQEKIDLAVVLLWMASWVADIVKYAYRAESPALANPDLKNALQALADRLELKRLYRFYDNVLTTKSQLNTQLNKQLMVEQLLISWSQLNRQ; translated from the coding sequence ATGTCAGGCCAAACCGGGATTTATCCTTGGCAAGAGGAAAACTGGCGGCAACTCCGCGCTTACATCCAGCAACAGCGCATCCCGCAAGCTCTGCTGTTTTCCGGCGCGGCCGGGCAGGGCAGACGGCATTTGGCCGACTATTATGCGCAAACTCTGCTGTGTCATGCGCCGCTGTCCAATGCGAGTGCTTGCGGTCATTGTGTCGGCTGTAAATTGTTCGCCGCGCAAACTCATCCCGATTTTCTGACGATAGAACCCGACGAACCCGGCAAGGCCATCGGTATCGACAAAATCAGACAGTTAATCGTCAAGTTGGCTTTGAAACCGCAGTACGACGATGCCTACCGAGTCGTGATTATTCAGCCGGCCGATGCTTTGAATACCGCTTCGGCGAATGCGTTTTTGAAGTGTCTGGAAGAGCCGACCGAACGCACTTGTTTGCTGTTGATCAGCGAGCAACCGAGCCGCTTGCCGGCGACGATTCGTAGTCGTTGCCAGAAAATCGATTGCGTAACGCCCGTGCACGAATTGGCGATGAGTTGGTTGCAGCAGCAGGGTGTCGGAGAGCAAGCGGATTTATTATTAAAACTGGCCCAAGGTTCGCCGCTGTTGGCGAAGCACTATGCCGAACAGAATATGGTGCAGCTCAGACAGCAGTATTTCGAGGCCTGGTTACATATCGCGCAAGGCAAGGAAAATCTGCTGACGGTAGCCGAGCTCTGGCAAAAGCAGGAAAAAATCGATTTGGCGGTGGTGTTACTGTGGATGGCGAGCTGGGTGGCGGACATTGTCAAATATGCGTATAGGGCGGAATCGCCGGCGCTTGCCAATCCGGATCTGAAAAATGCCTTGCAAGCCCTTGCCGACCGGCTAGAATTGAAACGCCTCTATCGGTTTTACGATAATGTGCTTACCACCAAGTCGCAATTGAACACGCAACTTAATAAACAATTGATGGTCGAGCAGCTATTGATTAGTTGGTCGCAACTGAATAGACAATAA
- a CDS encoding PilZ domain-containing protein, translating to MAESAAPRQGILSLSIKDKNALYAAYMPFVKNGGLFIPTKREYEMGEEVFMLLNLMDETERLPIAGKIIWKTPAGAEGYRAAGIGVQFSDQDGGAARNKIETYLAGALESDRSTHTM from the coding sequence ATGGCAGAATCAGCAGCACCCAGGCAAGGTATCTTGTCCTTATCGATCAAGGATAAAAACGCGCTGTACGCGGCGTACATGCCGTTCGTGAAAAACGGCGGATTGTTTATTCCGACCAAGCGCGAATACGAGATGGGCGAGGAAGTGTTCATGTTGCTGAACTTAATGGACGAAACCGAACGTTTGCCGATTGCCGGTAAAATTATCTGGAAGACTCCGGCGGGTGCCGAGGGCTACCGTGCAGCCGGCATTGGCGTGCAATTTAGTGATCAGGATGGCGGTGCGGCGCGTAACAAAATTGAAACCTATTTGGCTGGCGCATTAGAATCTGATCGTTCCACGCATACCATGTAA
- a CDS encoding TatD family hydrolase: MFIDSHCHLDRIDLAPYANDFNTFVQAARAAKVRHMLCIAIDMEAYPAMLELVMPYSDISLSVGVHPNVHDGREPSLDDLLQLADNEKVIAIGETGLDYFRSEGDLEWQFERFRTHIAAAKTLNKPLIIHTREAGQDSLDVLRQEGAEQVGGIIHCFTEDWAYAEKALDLNFYISFSGIVTFKNAEAIKEVARKIPADRFLIETDSPYLAPVPYRGKTNYPTYVRYVAEHIADLRGTSIETIAEQSTENFYRLFAGSSADRLRQAN, translated from the coding sequence ATGTTTATCGACTCACACTGTCATCTCGACCGTATCGATTTAGCGCCCTACGCTAATGATTTCAATACCTTTGTGCAAGCGGCTCGCGCGGCCAAGGTCCGGCATATGCTGTGTATTGCCATCGATATGGAAGCCTATCCGGCCATGCTGGAGCTAGTCATGCCATATTCGGACATCTCCTTGTCGGTGGGCGTGCATCCTAATGTTCATGATGGGCGTGAGCCCTCGCTAGATGATTTGCTACAGTTGGCCGATAACGAAAAAGTGATCGCCATTGGTGAGACGGGGCTGGACTATTTTCGTAGCGAAGGCGATTTGGAATGGCAGTTTGAACGATTTCGCACCCATATCGCCGCTGCCAAGACACTCAACAAGCCTTTAATTATCCATACTCGCGAGGCTGGGCAAGATTCCTTGGATGTGTTGCGGCAAGAAGGCGCGGAGCAAGTTGGCGGGATTATCCACTGCTTTACCGAAGATTGGGCCTATGCGGAAAAGGCTTTGGACTTGAATTTTTATATCTCTTTTTCCGGCATCGTGACCTTCAAGAATGCGGAAGCCATCAAAGAGGTAGCGCGTAAAATTCCAGCCGACCGTTTTTTGATTGAGACAGACTCGCCATATTTGGCGCCGGTACCGTATCGAGGCAAAACTAATTACCCGACCTATGTCCGCTATGTAGCTGAACATATCGCTGATTTGCGCGGGACATCCATCGAGACGATAGCCGAGCAATCAACCGAAAACTTTTATCGCCTGTTTGCCGGATCTTCGGCGGATAGGCTACGTCAGGCAAACTAA
- a CDS encoding methyltransferase yields MDLELASPLGIFQLQRLPFRKNELLRAWDAADEYLLNHLAAAGIAEYANIVILNDSFGALAVSLSAYRPTAVSDSWLSQQATRINLTLNGIGDEKVRLLDSLSLPEAGIDYLLIKIPKTLALLEYQLHALKPLLKADCQVIAAGMVKSLPPTAWKLLERLIGPTQPSLAVKKARLIFARLDPDLQLPVSPYPTRYQLENRDLSVCNHANVFSRDSLDIGTRFLLEHLPQNSEYYDFIDLGCGNGIVGVMLAKQNPSARIGFIDESFMAIASARENFAAAFADSRQADFLVADCLSDYPENSADCIVCNPPFHQQHTIGDHIAWQMFRQAHKVLRQGGELRVIGNRHLNYHLPLKKLFGNCRQVAANAKFLIFSCIKS; encoded by the coding sequence ATGGATCTGGAATTAGCTAGTCCGCTAGGAATTTTTCAACTCCAGCGCTTACCGTTTCGCAAAAATGAACTGCTGCGGGCTTGGGACGCTGCAGACGAATATCTGTTGAATCATTTGGCTGCCGCAGGCATTGCCGAGTATGCCAATATCGTCATCCTCAACGATAGCTTCGGTGCGTTGGCGGTTTCACTAAGCGCTTACCGACCAACCGCCGTTTCCGATTCCTGGCTTTCGCAGCAGGCGACGCGCATTAACCTGACATTGAATGGCATTGGCGACGAGAAAGTGCGGTTGTTGGATAGCTTGTCGCTACCGGAAGCGGGCATCGATTACCTACTGATTAAAATCCCTAAAACCCTGGCGCTGCTGGAATATCAACTGCATGCACTCAAGCCTTTGTTGAAAGCCGATTGCCAGGTGATAGCCGCCGGCATGGTGAAGAGTTTGCCGCCCACCGCATGGAAACTGCTGGAACGTTTGATCGGGCCTACGCAACCTTCCTTGGCGGTAAAAAAAGCCCGACTGATTTTTGCCCGGTTAGATCCAGATCTGCAATTGCCTGTGAGCCCTTACCCAACCCGCTATCAATTGGAGAATAGGGATCTTAGCGTTTGCAATCACGCCAACGTGTTTTCCCGCGATAGCCTGGATATAGGCACGCGTTTTTTATTAGAGCATCTACCGCAGAATTCCGAATATTACGATTTTATCGATTTGGGGTGCGGCAATGGGATTGTCGGCGTGATGTTGGCAAAACAAAACCCAAGCGCGCGAATTGGGTTTATCGATGAATCGTTTATGGCTATCGCCTCAGCCAGGGAAAATTTTGCGGCAGCTTTTGCCGATAGTCGGCAGGCCGATTTTTTAGTCGCCGATTGTTTAAGCGATTACCCGGAGAACAGTGCAGACTGCATAGTCTGTAATCCGCCGTTCCATCAACAGCACACCATAGGCGATCATATTGCCTGGCAGATGTTCCGGCAGGCGCATAAGGTCTTGCGTCAGGGCGGTGAGTTACGGGTAATCGGCAATCGCCATTTAAATTACCATCTTCCCTTGAAGAAGCTGTTCGGAAATTGCCGGCAGGTCGCAGCCAATGCTAAATTCTTGATTTTTAGCTGTATAAAGAGCTGA
- a CDS encoding glycosyltransferase family 2 protein: MNNTPSISIVIPAKNESKNLPSFLPMLHLLYPDAEILLINDGSTDDTAAIARAAGVTVIDHPYSMGNGAAIKTGARHAKNDILVFMDADGQHDPGDIPALLNKLNDGYDMVVGARNAGSHASLFRRLANNFYNKLASMMTGHKIEDLTSGFRAARANKFRKFLYLLPNGFSYPTTSTMAFFRSGFPVAYIPIHAGKRSGKSHIRLMHDGFRFFIIILRIGVLFSPMRLFLPISSIVFSLGAGYYGYTYFTENRFTNMSAVLFLSSLFIFLIGIVSEQISSLHYKNIE, encoded by the coding sequence ATGAATAATACCCCGTCGATCAGCATCGTAATCCCTGCGAAAAACGAGTCGAAAAATCTGCCGTCCTTTTTACCGATGTTGCACCTGCTCTATCCGGATGCGGAGATTCTGCTGATAAACGATGGCTCGACAGACGATACCGCCGCCATCGCGCGCGCGGCCGGTGTCACGGTTATTGATCATCCTTACAGCATGGGCAACGGCGCGGCTATCAAAACCGGCGCTAGACATGCAAAAAACGATATTTTGGTATTTATGGATGCCGATGGCCAACACGATCCCGGCGACATTCCGGCATTGCTTAACAAACTGAACGACGGCTATGACATGGTAGTCGGCGCCCGAAACGCCGGTAGCCACGCCTCGTTATTCCGACGTCTGGCAAATAACTTTTACAACAAACTGGCATCAATGATGACCGGACACAAAATAGAAGATCTTACCTCCGGATTTCGTGCAGCTCGGGCCAACAAATTCCGTAAATTTCTTTACCTATTACCCAACGGTTTTTCTTATCCAACCACCAGCACGATGGCATTTTTTCGTTCCGGCTTCCCGGTGGCGTACATTCCTATCCACGCCGGTAAACGTAGCGGCAAAAGCCATATCCGGCTGATGCATGACGGTTTTCGATTTTTTATTATTATCTTACGGATCGGGGTACTGTTCTCGCCCATGCGGCTATTTTTACCCATCAGCAGCATAGTGTTTAGCTTGGGCGCAGGCTATTACGGCTATACCTATTTTACGGAAAACCGGTTTACCAATATGAGCGCGGTACTGTTTTTGTCGTCTTTATTTATTTTTCTAATCGGCATTGTGTCCGAACAAATATCCTCACTGCATTATAAAAATATCGAATAA
- the gloB gene encoding hydroxyacylglutathione hydrolase produces MLSILLVPALHDNYIYLLHEPNSGETAVVDPAVSAPVVDALQQQDWQLDYIFNTHHHGDHVGANLELKQLTGCKIVGSAADQARIPGIDITVSDGDVVKLGNQKFQVIDTPGHTVGHIVYYGADSQALFCGDTLFSLGCGRLFEGSAEQMWHSLQKLKALPAETRIYCAHEYTAANGRFALSIDADNPKLQQRITQVTELRRQNLPSIPSTIGLELATNPFFRADNVSIRSNIDMTEQSDLAVFRQLRLLKDQFQ; encoded by the coding sequence ATGCTGAGCATTCTTCTCGTCCCCGCCTTACACGATAATTATATTTACCTGCTACACGAACCAAACAGCGGCGAAACAGCAGTAGTCGATCCAGCTGTTTCCGCGCCAGTGGTTGATGCGCTTCAGCAGCAGGACTGGCAACTTGATTACATTTTTAACACTCATCACCACGGCGACCATGTTGGCGCCAATTTAGAACTCAAGCAGCTGACTGGGTGCAAAATCGTTGGCTCGGCGGCAGACCAAGCGCGTATTCCTGGCATTGATATTACGGTAAGTGACGGGGATGTAGTAAAACTAGGCAATCAGAAATTTCAGGTGATCGACACACCCGGTCATACTGTGGGGCATATCGTTTATTACGGCGCCGATAGTCAGGCTTTATTTTGCGGCGACACTTTGTTTTCTCTTGGTTGCGGTCGATTGTTCGAAGGCAGCGCAGAGCAGATGTGGCATTCGTTGCAAAAACTGAAAGCCTTGCCTGCAGAAACCCGCATCTACTGCGCTCACGAATATACCGCCGCCAATGGCCGGTTTGCGCTATCAATTGATGCAGACAATCCAAAGTTGCAGCAGCGCATTACGCAGGTTACCGAACTACGCAGACAAAATCTCCCCTCCATCCCGTCTACTATTGGCCTTGAGCTGGCAACCAATCCCTTTTTTAGGGCGGATAACGTCAGTATTCGCAGTAATATCGACATGACAGAACAATCAGACTTAGCGGTTTTTAGGCAATTACGCCTTTTGAAAGACCAGTTTCAATAA